The Humulus lupulus chromosome 4, drHumLupu1.1, whole genome shotgun sequence genome has a window encoding:
- the LOC133832648 gene encoding uncharacterized protein LOC133832648, producing the protein MLREVMQKFSDGRSAHSSDYVELVSRTAERSPFEKWIQNEPKPRDFMIPPLPTFNGKGDSLNHLFQFQQKMALEPGSISNIGDLRRASLQQYNANHKAPRAMADLYRIEQGENENPKSYLQRFIDLVHQIHDVEPATTTNLFVKSLQVGSLLHENLTMTPPYDMAEIQARAEGVFRVLEYREHVEKKSALISTPPPNNPSPPSTRDEKRKRQESDPAKGGKRPRMSRDPPRFSSFEYTIPQEVIYEENKDRPIWREPYKIITPPERRHKSRFCTFHKDHGHTLSECYNPSPPSTRDEKRKRQESDPTKGGKRPRMSRDPPRFSSFEYTILQEVIYEENKDRPI; encoded by the exons ATGCTGCGAGAGGTGATGCAAAAGTTCTCCGACGGGAGATCTGCACACAGCTCTGACTACGTGGAATTGGTTTCAAGAACCGCTGAGAGATCACCTTTTGAAAAATGGATACAGAACGAGCCGAAGCCGAGAGATTTCATGATTCCCCCTCTACCAACATTCAATGGGAAGGGAGACTCACTTAATCACTTATTCCAGTTCCAACAGAAGATGGCCTTGGAA CCTGGCTCTATCAGCAACATCGGTGACCTTCGCAGAGCTTCTCTTCAGCAGTACAATGCCAACCACAAAGCTCCAAGAGCAATGGCAGATCTCTACCGAATtgagcaaggagaaaatgagaacCCAAAGTCGTACCTACAACGCTTTATCGATCTTGTACACCAAATTCACGATGTAGAGCCAGCAACCACGACCAACCTCTTCGTCAAGAGTCTGCAGGTGGGGTCCCTCTTACACGAAAATCTCACTATGACTCCACCATATGACATGGCTGAAATTCAGGCCCGAGCTGAGGGCGTCTTCAGAGTCTTGGAATATCGAGAGCATGTAGAGAAGAAGTCCGCTCTCATTTCAACACCACCACCAAACAACCCGTCCCCTCCATCTACAAGGGACGAAAAAAGAAAGAGGCAGGAGTCAGACCCTGCGAAGGGGGGAAAGAGGCCAAGAATGAGTCGAGACCCACCAAGATTCTCTTCTTTCGAGTACACTATCCCGCAGGAGGTCATCTATGAAGAGAACAAAGATAGACCCATCTGGCGGGAACCATACAAAATCATTACTCCCCCAGAAAGGAGACACAAGAGTAGGTTCTGCACCTTCCACAAGGACCATGGCCATACACTTTCTGAATGCTACAACCCATCCCCTCCATCTACAAGGGACGAAAAAAGGAAGAGGCAGGAGTCAGACCCTACGAAGGGGGGAAAGAGGCCAAGAATGAGTCGAGACCCACCAAGATTCTCTTCTTTCGAGTACACTATCCTGCAGGAGGTCATCTATGAAGAGAACAAAGATAGACCCATCTAG